A window of Uranotaenia lowii strain MFRU-FL unplaced genomic scaffold, ASM2978415v1 HiC_scaffold_623, whole genome shotgun sequence contains these coding sequences:
- the LOC129760483 gene encoding cytochrome c oxidase subunit 7C, mitochondrial-like, with protein MLGRVATVSRSGMTNLVRYSHSHGGIPGENLPFSLGNRYKMTAMFIAFFGSGLGLPFFVLRHQLLKM; from the exons ATGTTGGGTCGCGTCGCCACCGTTTCCCGTTCCGGAATGACCAACCTGGTCCGCTACTCGCACTCCCACGGTGGAATTCCCGGCGAG AACCTGCCCTTCAGCCTCGGAAACCGGTACAAGATGACCGCTATGTTCATTGCGTTCTTCGGTTCCGGACTGGGATTGCCGTTCTTCGTTCTGCGGCACCAGCTGCTTAAGATGTAA